CAAGAAGAGAAGTAGGAGATGCACAATCTGAAGACAGCCATATAGAATCACTATCATCAAAGCTTCTCCATTTGCCAAAGCTCTTGTTAGTCCTACCACCACCACGATCATCAATCTTTTCCCGTCTTGGTGATGATGGTTTGGTCCTTGTTTTGATTGTAGCATCTTGAATCTTCTTTGCTGAAGTTAACTTCATGGATTCATAGTTAGTAGAACCTGTTGATTTCGACCTTGGAAGCAACTTGGGTTCATTGTTTCCTCCTCCTGTACTTGTTgcattctttttcttcttactCATGGAGAAAGATGAAGCCACTCTCTTCACAAAGCCTTTGGACCCATCTTTCTCATCGGTGAAAGCCATTGATGATCCTTGAAAAAAGGAACAGGAGAAGAGAAGTTTCAGGAAGTCACAAAGACTGCTATAGGTTGAGGAGTACATGTTGGAGAGGATCATCGTTGAAGATAATGACACACTAACCACTAACTTGTTGGAGGATCTGAAGGAGTCAACGAGTTGTGGCTCTAGAGAAAACACACAAGATACATAGTTGACCCTTGCATTAAATCCTTCGCGCTTTATTagcaaatatttttctataaatattaattttgatgtAAGTAGGTTATTGGACAGAACGTTGTTATCTTATGACCTTTGTTAGTAGGTTGCGTTGACCAATGTTAGGCTAACATGTCAGCATTTTGTAAAAGAGCCAAATCTtcaatcctactatataaaagggactaaattcaaggcttttgagactatccacctcagccaaaatattctcatccaaaaagaattaaaaataaatgtcatttagaagataattaactaatataaaacttttgatatttctaaaaatttcaaatttgtaactgtcaatttattaatagaatcatatatctatattgaattatgttctatttttaatcgttactttaagagtaaataaattattaatttataatatatatatagtttataactttatattgtagttataaataaagagaaaataaccggaaaaggtgaagaagctcatataaaattatgtaattaaaatggtataATGGTGAATATGAAGaagtgaatctaagaaaatttgttgtacaaattatggtgctttcttcgtccactataatgatttaaaataatatatattcatataaataagtcaatatttgttgttttttttgtaagatgttaagattatcattttctgaaaggttacactgatccaaagagattagtttgtggagctaaccaaacgaggattatagtgtttactttggaaaaagtaataggttgaacgatagatggcgtgcgtgttttttcacatggaaatctgcacatatattaaaattgtaaggtttgaatcatagagaaaatatagtgtatatgactgaagttgattcattccgaaactaaagatggctaaaattcttctttgtcaaaatgcatagatgtgaatcttatatgaatagagttttCAATTgattatagcagtgtaataaatTTCGTgtataaaggaaaaaaaatgttatataagtgaaaacaaaaattatgatttttttcttgtgcctataggctcttcgcaatttgaagaagaaagaacatattgtgtgaaaatctttggctcggtcaaattttatcgagttgtttataaaactgttgttatatgattcatgtaaattttcagtgttgatttaaaagcccaagAAAACTcatctatactgactttttgatttttttctgtgatttaaatttaaaaaagataaaactttcgataagttatgtaaactcagaacaagtatttaactttagaaagcatttacatgtttcaaacttataatatatacatatataatgtttaaaattatgtatataaaacctGTATAAAATGTGCttaaatatgtttctcttctttaatgtgttaattgtactatatataacattattttaaaatttcaaaaagtttatgtcacatacaaaaaccatcaataaaaaatataattctccatctacaaccagaaaaaagaaaaactataaacatataaatttaaattaagaaaaactaacattggaaaaacaaaaaattaatgtaaaagaaacaaaccgacaaataatattataaataaaataaatttataagacacaatccgcgcgaagcgcggaaaaaatctctagttatTGTAATAACAATATATTTGTGGCAAAGAGTTTTAAGGTGTTATTCAATAAGTGAATTTAAATcaattattaatgttttgtaatctattaaattttaaaattttaagggGTGTCATTCAATTAGTAATTTGAAATCAAAAACTAATCTTTTGTaagatatcaaaattttaaaatttaagatattttaaGCGGATGGACTCTAAAATCTCTACAGTATGCATtaccataaaattttaaaattgaaagagaaacataaaaacaaaatcagaattgttttatttatataagagTAGAGAATATGCGAGATTTAAGTAAAAGCGTTtaagattaaattttatatatttgtttttttattgtgtGCGTGttgcaagttaaaaaaaaagtacacaCCAATCTGAACATTAATTATGTCTATATTATGACTTTTATCAAATAACTTTTTTACAACTACAGAACAATCCGGTGTGCTTTGAAAGAGCATGGCAAATTCTAGTAGAGGGATTGTAAATTTGTAACTGAAACCCGAGAGACCTCAGTTTCCGTCTAGGTTTTTGCTGGACTCTTGGAGCTTCCTTTACCTTTCCCACCCCCATTTGTCTTGCTAGATTTAGAGTTTGTTGATTTGCTGCTAGCCCCTTGCGTATCCACATCAGCAAGACCATTCTCCAGAGCTTTCACCAGATTCTCAAAGTAGGTTTTCGTTATGCTGTTAAATACACAACACAAGTTTCAGCCAAACCTATCACAGTGTCTTAACGCAGATGCACCAGAGAGGGACAGTTACCTGGTCAAACCGGTTAACTTTGTCCGGAAATGATTGAAGTCATCTGAAGGGCCTTCAGCAACTAGAAACACCTCCAGTTCCTTCTCTACGCATTTGTGGAGCCTCTCCAAACCTGACTCAGCCTCCCCTGATCAAAATCAACAAgagaaaaattttaaacttcaagGGCTTAGCTGACACAACTAAGCTTTTccagaaaacaaatcaacaagaTGAGGATTCTGACCTTGCAGATACTCaaaaaactgtttcttatcGTGATCAGGTAGATAGTACCCATATGCATATGTCCATTTCAGTACCCGTCTGCATTCAATGATCTGTAAAAGGTATACATTGAAGAGATGTTGTTGTACATTAATctcataattatttaaatatttttagctgTGCTGACCTGAAGCCACGCCTCTGTGATGCACTTGAGCTGAGATTCTGGTGTGCCATGTATGTCACTAAGCTTCTCAATCTAGCAAAACAATGAGACAACAGCATGTGAGAAACTGCTTTAAACATTCTCTTACGTTCAAAACTCTTCATAACATGCCACATGTATAAGCACACCACAAAATCAACAATACAGTCCCTATTTAGAATTTAAATACAGATTAGTGTTGCAAATAATAACAAAGGGAATATCATTCTCCCTAAGTATCATTCCATAGATAAAAGATTAACatggaaacaaaattgaataaTGACAGTAACAACAATTCTTCTTACCTTCTCCGATCTTGCTTTCTCCAGATCCACCATAGCTTTTTGCCTCGACTGCCAAATCACACaagaaaagtaaatatatatatatgattggaATGCGAGAAACCTCTTAACATACGGTAGAAAATAATGTCTTAGAAGCAGTGTAGTAAATAGACTACACTACAAAATAGTTTCTCAACCACACCCTTCACATGGTTCACATTTTCAATGTCCACAAAAGCCAAGGCTCACAAACAGGAAAAAGCAAATTGAAAATCCAAGTTCATGTCAAGCTCATTATAATGCCATTGCTATGGTTCTTCCAAACAGCAATACAAATAGAATGTAAAGAAACACTTCAAGCTTTCAAGTGTCTTCAAGgcataagaaatataaaaagatttGTACATACTGTTTGATTGCTTGCCCAACGTTCATAATAATGAGTGTATCTCTCTAGCGAATTTTTTGCCATCTCTCGCCGCTTTTCAGCCTCATCAtactaaaaacaaaattcaattgATATCAATACCAAAAAAGTATTAAAGAAAATACcacaataaaattatcaaagaaGTAGACAAGAGGTCCCTACCCGTCCTTCTTGTTTACCCGCCTCATACTTGTTGCAGGCATAAAAACCACCAGTTCTTTCCCCGTGATCTGTCCATGCATTAAGGCATAGCCTAAATATTCATATGAAGATACACATTCATTAGCACTCTCATCACAAGATCAAATCCAAAAGATATCAGAGAGAAACAAGAGATAGGGATAAAGCTTTACCAACAAAATTCATATTTACAAGGTGGTGTGCATGTCATGTGCATGCATCCATGATTCTTTTCAATCGGCCGCTTACACTTTGGACAAGGCTTTGAATTGGCAAGTATCCTGAGTATGAGGAAAAACATATTCATGCAAAGATGTACGGtagaaataaacaaaagattaaGGAAGCAAGAACATGGATAATACCAATTCATATTTTCCGATTCAGCGCTGTTCTTGCGTATCCACTGTGCAACTGTGTCACAGTCCACAGGGCGGTGAGCCTCTTCAGTGCACTGGAAATTTCAGATTTAACACAGTTCCACAGATaagttattataattattaaatgtagTAAAGGGAAAGCAGAATAGTAGTCACCAAGAACTCACATTCCAACAAAAGCTATGCGAACACAAGCAGGACACATCATAACTACCAGTCCCAGCAGCAAAATCAATTGCATGCTCACATCCTGGGGCGGGACACCATTTCATCtaaagcagaaaaaaaaaagagcgaCATTAAAACAAGACGAGCGCTATATCATAGGCAAATGCTATCTTAGACTGTCTTACCTTTCTGTTGTCTTCAACATAAGACctaataaaatatctataatacttCTCCTTGTCTTCCTTGGAAGCCAATTTTTCGAACATATCTTGACCGACAGCAGCAGGACAAGAAGGCTCGGGACACTTTAGCATCAAGCATCCTGGGCCACCATTTATGGTTGTACTGATATAACCTACAGAAGTGTACAGTATAAGAGAAAATGTATAAGAAAAGAAATGTTatagcagaaaaaaaaaaagaaacttaaacaattaaatttataGGCAAACACCTTTGATAATTGAAATGCAAACTAGATAACAATAAGATAAAATCACAAACCAGATGCAAGCATCCACAAGGATTATACGAATATGACTTACCAGTCCAGCATGTACAGCAGAAAGGATGACCACATGCAACCGATAGAATTTCTTCAGGAGGAAAGGTTTCAAAGCATATTCCACATGTAAGCTAAAACATCAAATGCGTCAGTGAAACGTTGAGTTACCAAGCAAGAAATATATAGAGAAAATAATCAGAAAAGGAATTACTTCTCCACCATCATCAGGGGTTGGAATCACAATCACAGGTGCATCCAATATGCCAACAGTTTTACGAACCCTCTCCTCATCCGCAAACCATTCATCATGAACTTTACTAACACTCCTAAAATGACGCAGGAGGCAtgtacattaatatatatattcttaaacaACCTAATAGAGTCCATTTATAGtaagcaaatattaaaaaaaaaatctcttagaAGACAAAAAATTCGTTTTGAAACAATTATTTTGAGGAACAACAagatgacatatatatataggaaagAGACAGATTGATAACAAAATCATTTGGTTACATGTCAAGGGGATTATACCAGTGATAGTGAAGGAGCAAAACGCTTGCTTCAACCTCGCTTATGGAGAGTACCATGGAAACTTGTCCAATATCATCCTTCTGATGCCTGCGGATATCTTCTTCCTTGAGAACAACATAGTTTACCTAGAAGACAGCATcattacaacaaaaaatataacagaTAGAAACCAATCAGTCATGCATTAAACAATGAGCATGGAACCAGGAGAGTCGATACATAAAGAATCTAACAACCACTACACTTCTTCCATCAAGCTATTACACAAAGACAACAATCAATAGCTACACATTTCCATCAATACCTCGAATCTAAGACTAGACACCAACCTAAGCTCAAAACGGTAACAAGTTGCAAACTTTACTATCAAATGGAGTAATCAAATAAAGAGATTCAATTACCCTAAACAgaacaaaacccaaaaacaatCTATAAAATGTCTTTTCTTCCTCAACACAAACCCACCTGAGATCGATGCGATGCGATCATCACAGAGTCGTCCACGTCTTCCTCCACGAACCCGTAATCGGGCTCACCACCCTCGCTGTAATCATCGGTCTCGCCGCTGTAAAAGTCATCCTCCTCTCCAGATTCCATGTCGTGGGCATTGAGCAGATCATCCTCGGAATCCATGATCAGCGATAATTCTCCCTAAAGGCTTGAGCTTTATAGGAATCAGACCAAACCCTTTATTTCCCTTTGTAGCTGCTCAAgctagggtttgaggtttcgttaacaaaagaaagaaaggttCCTGCTTTATAAGATAGGAGAGAGAATCTTGTAAAGGAAAGTTTGATCAGAGGAAATTTTAGGTAAGATTCTGAAATCGCTGTGTCCGCGATTCAGATTAAGACTTGTACCACTCTCGGCTTCAGTTGATTGATTCAAGTAGTAAAAATGTaatctttttccttttaaaatgtTGACATTCGTTGATACTTTATTGTATTAGTTCTGTCTTAACGTAATCGTgttttttcttaacatttttgtAGGAAAAGAACATAGTTTCTAATGTTTTTGGGTATTTATGTTTTGTCTTTAGACAAGAAGAGACTGTAATTAAGAACTACATTAACGGCAACAATAGAATGAATACCACAAGACACTGCTTTGCTAAagattaacaaagaaaaaaagaaacatctaCAACATCTCCAGGGTAGCCAAAGACTTGCACTACAAAACCAGCTTTCTTCATGATGATGCATACTTGATTGCAGTATCTATCTCTATCGACAAACTAGGAGACATTTATCTCACCTTCCATTTTTGCACAATCGTGGAAACAAACTATTTCTCTGCACTTTTTTTAACTCTTGTCCATTTATTAGCTTGTACTTTCTTCTTTGACAAAGCTTTTTAGATTCCCATCTCTCCGTACAACTTTTCTCTTTGCTTGAATATGATGCACAAACGCAGCTACAATGTCGTGGAGTTTAGGTGGAGGCCTATTCGTTGAAGAAGCATTATAGCCAGCATCTTTCAAAGCCTTAGCAACATCCTTCTGCGCTTTCTGGAAATGCGCATTACACAAGGCGGGAAGTGTCGACGCGAGTGTTGGCTTTGGACACGTTATTGCTTTCGACTGAGCTCTGCACATACCAAAATATAACAACAACGAGTTAGACTAATAGCTGGTTAAGTATTCATCACATGGTAATTGCAcatcaaacacacaaaatttcAGCTAATGTAATAACAAAGATGGTCTATATAAAGTTAGAACTTCAACAGAATCCTAACTACATCAAAAGAGACAGAAGGAGACAACAGTCAGTTCCATTACACTCAAAAACCAAAGCAAGTTACTTTCAGTTCCTAACCCTATCTCTATAGCAAAATGGAGACAATACTCAAGTCCTTAATTGGAAATTACGGTTTCTTTGCCCATTACACTCAGACCAAAGCAAGTTACTTTTAAATTCAGACAAAACCAGTATGAACCAATTGTGTTCCACAGCATCACAAACTAGCTAAGAGAAGTaactgtaaataaaaaaaaagcagcGAACTTGTTGTGAACTAACTTTTTACTGACGAAAGTGCAAGAAGTGTAAAGCTTCTGTTTTTTATCCGACAGGATATGAAGCGGACAGTAGTTCGTGAGCGGCATAGCCTTTGACTTGCATCCATTACCACAAGCCACACAGTTAACGTCACCATCGTTGTTGTCTCCGCTACCTTCAACGGCACCACCAACTTCATCCCCATCATCAACCTTACGTCTCTTGTTTTGGTGGCGATGATGATGATTCTCCTCTTTGAAAGGACTAACACCGTACTTCCAGTAATACTCTCTGTGCTGGGCCTTGAGATCCTCCATCAGGGCCCAGTAATGGTCTCTGTAGCATTTAGCTAGCTGCTTCAGGTTGTGCGATCGTCGGCGGAGAAGCTCAGGTCGTGTTAGATGAGTGGAGTGTTTGAGGATTTGATCCTCCGGTGACATCGTGATCGGTGAGAGGCTTGTGCTAGGGTTTCGAAATTGGGATTCTTCTGATACAGAAGCTTTCGTGGGGAGGGAGGAAGCGATGGTGAACGGGTGCCTTGGAGGTTTTGAAGATGAAGGATTTTGCTTTGAAGTAGAAGCCATTCTCACGGCGATGAGAGAGAAAGTctggaggaggagagagagagaggggatgAACCCGCCGCCTATTGATATGTCCTTATAACATTCACGGAAAGGCCTGTCTTATAAGCCCATTGGGCCGTATAGAATAACCCAATAGATCGAATTGAAAATTAagaattggtttggtttggttaaacCAGAGGCGGAGAAATTGACAGGTCAGCTGTCGGTGGGAAGGTGCCACTTCACTTAAGTAGGGCCCAGAACACCCACCAGCCTGTCTCACCAAACGTGATCTACACCGTTGCTTACACTCTAATCCAACGGTTGATAGAGACTGCTGATCCGTCACCAGCTTTAGTTTAATCCTTCGTCTCCTTACGCTTGAGGAATCTCTCAATTTCACGACAAcgaagcaagaaaaaaaaaaactagttattGTCCCC
The sequence above is drawn from the Brassica napus cultivar Da-Ae chromosome A8, Da-Ae, whole genome shotgun sequence genome and encodes:
- the LOC125577195 gene encoding probable E3 ubiquitin-protein ligase ARI5 — its product is MDSEDDLLNAHDMESGEEDDFYSGETDDYSEGGEPDYGFVEEDVDDSVMIASHRSQVNYVVLKEEDIRRHQKDDIGQVSMVLSISEVEASVLLLHYHWSVSKVHDEWFADEERVRKTVGILDAPVIVIPTPDDGGELTCGICFETFPPEEILSVACGHPFCCTCWTGYISTTINGGPGCLMLKCPEPSCPAAVGQDMFEKLASKEDKEKYYRYFIRSYVEDNRKMKWCPAPGCEHAIDFAAGTGSYDVSCLCSHSFCWNCTEEAHRPVDCDTVAQWIRKNSAESENMNWILANSKPCPKCKRPIEKNHGCMHMTCTPPCKYEFCWLCLNAWTDHGERTGGFYACNKYEAGKQEGRYDEAEKRREMAKNSLERYTHYYERWASNQTSRQKAMVDLEKARSEKIEKLSDIHGTPESQLKCITEAWLQIIECRRVLKWTYAYGYYLPDHDKKQFFEYLQGEAESGLERLHKCVEKELEVFLVAEGPSDDFNHFRTKLTGLTSITKTYFENLVKALENGLADVDTQGASSKSTNSKSSKTNGGGKGKGSSKSPAKT
- the LOC106365694 gene encoding INO80 complex subunit D; its protein translation is MASTSKQNPSSSKPPRHPFTIASSLPTKASVSEESQFRNPSTSLSPITMSPEDQILKHSTHLTRPELLRRRSHNLKQLAKCYRDHYWALMEDLKAQHREYYWKYGVSPFKEENHHHRHQNKRRKVDDGDEVGGAVEGSGDNNDGDVNCVACGNGCKSKAMPLTNYCPLHILSDKKQKLYTSCTFVSKKAQSKAITCPKPTLASTLPALCNAHFQKAQKDVAKALKDAGYNASSTNRPPPKLHDIVAAFVHHIQAKRKVVRRDGNLKSFVKEESTS